The Blastopirellula marina genomic sequence GGGCCGCAATCGCTTCCGGTGATACGCCGCACGATCCAGCGGTTCCTGACGCAGCTGCCGGCCGCAGAAGAACAACCGGCGGCCGATCAGCACGATCCACTCGACTGGCTTCCCTGGTAACCCCGAAACAACCAATTCAACGCGCTTCCGGCAACGGTTATACGACCTTGCCCTTTGCTTCCGCTCGAAGGAGAGTTCTCCATGGCTGATGTCCAACAAGTCATCAAAGCCCTTGAAAGTATCAAAGACCCATACTCGGGGCGTTCGATCACGACGACCGACCAGGTCAAAGAAGTCGATGTGAACGGCACCAAGGCATCGTTCATCTTAGAGCTGACCACGCACAGTGCTCCGCTGTGGGAAGAAACGAAAGAGTTGGTCAAACAGCAGGTACTGAAAGAAGTGCCAGGGCTGACGGAAGTGAACGTCGAACTGCGCGAGCATCAGCGCAAGATCGAACCGATCGGTCAGATTGGTTTGACTGCGCGCAGCGTGATTGCGGTGGGCTCTGGTAAAGGTGGTGTGGGTAAGAGCACGGTCGCCTCGTGCCTGGCTTACGCGCTGAAGAAAGCAGGCGCGAAGGTTGGCTTGATGGATGCCGACATCTACGGGCCAAGTGTTCCGCACTTGTTAGGTGTCAGTGGTCGACCGGAAGTGATCGAGAAGCGGATCCAGCCGAAAGATGTCGATGGGATGAAGGTCATCTCGATGGGTTTGATCGTTGAGCCAGGTGAAGCGGTAATCTGGCGTGGTCCGATGCTGCATGGCGCGGTGACGCAGTTTCTGCGCGATACCGACTGGGGACCGCTCGATTATTTGATTATCGATATGCCGCCAGGTACCGGTGACATTGCGTTGACCCTCAGCCAACTGTTGCCACTGACTGGCAGCGTGGTGGTTTGTACGCCACAAGAGGTTGCGCTGCTGGATGCGATCAAGGCAGTGGCCATGTTCCGCAAAGTGAAGATCCCGGTTCTGGGGATGGTCGAGAACATGAGCGGCTTCGTTTGCCCCGACACCGGCAAGGAATGGGACATCTTTGGACGCGGTGGTGCCGAGCGCAAAGCGAAGGAGCTGGGCGTGCCGTTTTTGGGTGACGTGCCGATCACGATTTCGATTCGTGAGCAGGGGGATGCAGGAAAGACAAGTGAAGTCTTGCAGAATGCAGTGACCGCCCCGCGCTTCGAGCAACTGGCCTACAACCTGGTGAAACAACTGGCCGATTCGGCTGCCGAGAAGCCACCGATTCCTACGCTAACTGTTTTGTAGATAACGACTTTTCGTTATCTGATCGATGGGAAAGTAATCTTCTTTTGTTCCCTCTCCCTTTCTGTGGGAGAGGGCTGGTACCTGCTTCGCCCCCTCACCCTCACCCTAACCCTTTCCCCGCAGGGGCGAGAGGACCAGAATTGAGACCACCTTGGGCGAAGGGACAGGAAGCGGGGAATCCCATTCGGCGAGAGGGTCGATGGGGATCACAAGAAAATGTTAGAGCCGTCTTCTGAGTTAGAAAACGGCTCTGTCTCGTTGTGATCTTGCTGAGGGAAAAGCGAGACGGCTGTGGTCTTACTTTTCTTCGAAGCGAGTCAAATGACTACTACTTCTTGGCAGTCTTCTTCTTGACGGTCTTCTTGGCGGCCTTCTTAGGAGCAGCCTTCTTCACGGTCTTCTTAACCGTCTTCTTGGCGGCCTTCTTAGGAGCAGCCTTCTTCACGGTCTTCTTAACCGTCTTCTTGGCAGCCTTCTTAGGAGCAGCCTTCTTCACGGTCTTCTTAACCACCTTCTTGGCAGCCTTCTTTGGTGCAGCCTTCTTGGTTGCTGCTTTCTTAGGTGCCGCCTTCTTCACGGTTTTCTTCTTTGTGGCCACGTAAACGTCCTCCGTAAGATCACGTTGCGATTCGCTTGATGATGAAAACAAAGTCGAACCGATCGAACTTGTTCATCGCTGTGCGACGTTGCAACAAACTTAAAAATCTAGCCGGGCGCCCTGTGGGCAGTGCAGCTTCCGATGCAGCCCGGTGCCTTTAATAAGGCCATTCACAAAAGAAGCTGAGGTAAGTTGTACGTATATTCGTTTTTTTTGCAACACGTTTTCCACATCTCAACACGCGCATCTTGAAAGTTCTTTGAGAAAAAATGTCGGTCGCGTGAAGTAGAGTAACGCGCGCGGTTGTTGTTCGCGATCAACAAAACGCATTCGCGCGCATCGCGCAGCACGTTGCATCGTGCTTAGTACAACGCAACGGTAAGATGTTCGCCGCGCTGAATCACGGGCTGTTGTTTTGATTGCGAAACACCAAAGAGGGTGCGCTGATGAGGACGCGTCATCCAGTGTTTCATCTCATGAAAAAAGTTCGATCGCACGCGTGTGTAATCAAACGATGAATGACCCAGCGCGGTAAGAATTGTGTGCCACACTTCCGGCCGCTTGCGCGACTTCCAGTGAATGGGATCAAAGCCATACCACTCGGGTTTTTGCGGGATAAACGTGATGTCGTCCTCTTTGCCAAACGTTTGCAAGCGTTGGTCTAAATCTTCCGCGCGCTGCTGCACGGTGCTTAGTTCTAACGTCGATCCAGGGAACATCAACGTGCGTAGTGCGCGGAACTTGTAAGGGGCTAGATTGCGAACGCCGGCCAGTGGAATTCCTGTGATCGCGATGGGGCCTGCGGTAAGTCGCAATCGAATGATGCACTGCTCTAACCAATCAATTATTTGATCGACGGTGCGACTGTAGAGAAGGTCGTTGCCGATGTCGGTGATGACGCAACTTGTCTTTGCAGAGATTGCCCTGCTTTCCAAAGTAGGCCAAAGTTCGCTTTCTAAAATTCCTGGAAGTCTTCGAAAAAGAAATTTGGATTGCGTGCCGTAAGAGCGTCCACGACCGATCGCCGCGTAGACTTCTAAAGGTTTGGCAATCATCTGCGGAGCAACGTTGAGCAGTACCTCTAAACTCTTGGCAACGTTACTAGCGCCTAAGACGATCAAACGATGACGCTCGAGTTGGTTGCTCTCTTCACTTACCAAGGGTTGCCTCCGCTTCGATTCGATCCGTTTAAGTCTTGATAGTTTTGAATTGCCATGAACGCGAAGAAGATTGCGATGAACTTGCGGTCGTATTGAAAACCGAGGATGGCGACACCGATCGCACAGATCAAGGAAAGGACGAGCGAGTTGCGAATCGCTAATCCGCCATCGAACATTTGAAACAACTCACGCGAGATTTGACCTCCATCCAGCGGAAAAATTGGCAGCAAATTGACCAGGCCCCAGATGATGTTGAAGTACAGCATGAAATCCAGCCAAAGGGCGATGTAGGGATACGTCAGCAAACGATCGCTGGGATTCATGTTGTAGCCTGAGGGAACCATCGTTTCGCCAAAGGTGGTGACTTCATATTGGGCAAGTCCCGTGCCCCAAGTGATGGCAATGATCAGCGATGCTAATAGAAAACCTGCCCCGGGGCCGGCCAGGCTGATGATGATTTGTGTCCATTTGTTTCGCCGGCCCCGTCCAGGACCGAAGTTCGATTGGACGTAGGGGTTATGAATCGCCAGTCCACCAAACGAGTACAGCACGACACTGGGGGACCAGCCGTACCATTGAATGACTAGCGCGTGTCCCATTTCGTGAACCAAGATCGAGATCAACAAGGTCGCGACCCACAACACGACCGTCTTCGGATCGCTGCCATTGAATCCCAACAATACCGCGACCAACCAAAACATTGGGTGGATGCGAATGGGAATTTTGAACAGCGAGAAGTGGAGGTCGTACGGAGTGTGATTCGGTTCAGTCAGGAACATGCGGCGAGTTTTCTTCTTCGCAAGGAGAACTGGTCCATCGTCGCTAATGACTTACGCGTTGAATTGCGTCGATGGGGATCATGATTTGGGCATCTTAACGTTTTTCGTTGGCTCAATTGAATCCTGACCCAAAAAAAAGCCAGGCCACGAAAGAGTTCGCGGCCTGGCTTATGGATTCAAGCTTTGGCGAAGAACGAGAACTAGTCGTTCAGTTCAATGATATTCACGTTGCGCCATTTGATCTGCTTGCCAACTTTCTTTTCGTCGCCACCCACACCGTGGACCTGCAGGGCAATGAAACCTTCTGCGGTCATGTCGTCGGTCAGGTCAGCAGCAGGAACACCGTTGATCCAAGTCTTGATCGAGTTGCCACGGCATTCGATACGGTACTTGTTCCACTCGTTTTGCTTGAAAGCCTTTTGAGCTTCCGGCTTGTTCTTCAGGTCGAACAACCAGCCACGACGACCTTCGTCGTAGATGCCACCGCTCCAGGCGCGATCGGAAGGATCGATTTCGACCTGGTAACCATGCACGCGACCGGCACCAACTTTCACTTCTTTGCCTTCGCTGGTTTTGTAGGTCTTCGGCTCGTCGTAAACGTTGCTGCGGATCTGGATGCCAGAGTTCAGCAGCGGATCGACCATATATTCGACTTCCAGAATGAAGTCGCCGTACTTCTTTTCGGTGCATAGGAAGCTGTTGGGAGTCTTAGGGACCGAAGTACCGATGATCACACCATCTTCCACGGTGTACTCGGCCTCGCCACCATTCTGAACCCAACCATCCAGGTTCTCGCCGTTAAACAGAGGAACGAACTTCTCTTCGTTCTCGGCAACAACGGTACCGGCGGCCAGGAGCAACAGGGTGACGCAGGGGAGGGTGATCCAATGTCGGTTCATAGGGGAAATATCCTTACTGATCTGTTGGGGGATGTGCGAGGGACGAGGGTGCTAACCGAATTCAGAATAGTTGAGTTTCTATGCGGTGTCTATCCCTTGGCTTCTGGGGCAATAGGGGTGTTTTGCAAGGAAGATTCGTTGGTCTAGCCACTGAGAACACAGTGGTCACCGAGGAGAAGGAAGAGTTGTGACCACGAATCCCATAGATGAACACTGATAAGGGGGAGCCGGGGGCAGAAGAGCGTTTTTCGGCCCGGCCTTATTCATGCTGATGTGATGACGAGAAATCGATATCCGTGCTCATCCGTGAAATCCGTGGTTGTTCCCTCCGGATTCATCCCTGAACGCGTCTTGTTGGCGCGATTTCGTATCCATTTCACCTGAGATGCAGCGGGGGACTGGCGCAAGCAATATCTGGCTGTTTCTCGATTCTAGCTGTGCTATAGTGACCGGTCTTGCCTTAACTACTGTTCCTAATGATGTCTGCACTGGCAATGGGAAAGGGGTGATCAACGGAAACCCCGGAATTCGTATTGAATCGGCATGACTTGTTGTTCGATTCGCTACGCAGACATCGAGTAATTCCTACCTGGAGATACCCTCATGAAGTTGCGTTGGTTCAACAGTGGCGCGCTTGCCACGCTGATTGCATTGCTTTGGATTGGTTCCGCCCAAGCGGAACTGGCCCTGCCGAACTTGTTTACCGATCACATGGTGCTGCAGCGCGATAAGCCCATCTTTATCTGGGGCACCGCTGACAAAGGCGCGGAAGTTACGGTCACGCTGGGTGATCAGAAAACAACCATCACTGCCAACGACAATGGTAAGTGGAAGGCCGAACTGAAACCGCTGCCTGCGGGTGGCCCTCACCAGGTAGTTGTCCGCAGTGGTGAAGCCGAGAAGGTGATCACCGACGTTCTGGTGGGTGAAGTCTGGGTTTGCAGCGGCCAATCGAACATGCAGTGGGACGTGAACTCAGCCAACGATGCGGACATCGAAAAGCTGACTGCCAACTATCCACAGTTGCGTTTGATCAGTGTTCCTCAAGTCGGTACACAAGAGCCGCAAGACAACTTCAACGGCAAGTGGGAAGTGTGCACGCCTGATTCGGTGGGTAGCTTCTCGGCAGTTGGTTACTACTTCGGTCGTCAGCTTCAGCAGACGCTGAACGTGCCGGTTGGTTTGATCGACAACGCCTGGGGTGGTTCTTCGGCAGAAGCCTGGGTCGAACGTGATCTGCTTAAGAGCAGCGGCAAGTTCGACGAACTGATGGCACGCTGGGAAAAGACCGAAGCAACATACGATCACGAGAAAGCTCTGCAGCAGTACAAGCAGAACCTGGAAGCTTGGAAAGAAAAGGCCGCCCAGGCCAAGAAGGAAGGCAAGCCAGCACCCGGCGGACAGCCAAGGGCACCAGGCAACCCGCTGACCAATCAGCATCGTCCGGCGAATCTTTACAACGGCGTGTTGAATCCAATCATCGGCTACGGCATTCGCGGCGTGATCTGGTACCAAGGGGAATCGAACGCCGGTCGTGCTTATCAGTATCGTGAATTATTCCCAATGATGATTCAGAACTGGCGTGATAAGTGGGGCCAGGATGAATTCCCATTCTATTGGGTACAGCTGGCCGACTTCTTGCAAGAACGAGATCAGCCAGGGGACAGTGCTTGGGCCGAACTGCGTGAAGCACAGACGCTGACGCTGGACAAGCTGCCTCACACCGGGCAAGCGGTGATCATCGACCTGGGCGAAGCGGAAGACATTCATCCAAAGAACAAGCAAGACGTTGCCAAACGTTTGGCTCGCCTGGCATTGGCCAACGAGTATGGCTACAAGATTGTCAGCCAGAGCCCACGCTACAAGTCGATGAAGGTCGACGGTGGTGCGATCGTGTTAGAGTTCGACACGTACGGTAGCCAACTCGACTCGTTCGACACGCGGGCCCTCAAGGGCTTCACCATCGCTGGCGAAGACAAGAAGTTTGTGAACGCCTCGGCCACGATCGTCGATGGGACGCACGTTCGCGTTTCCAGCGAGGAAGTGAAAGAACCGGTTGCCGTTCGTTATGCCTGGGGTGATAACCCCGTCTCGAACCTGCAGAACACTCAGGGGCTGCCAGCGACTCCGTTCCGCACCGACGACTGGGATGGTGTCACGAAGAACGCCAACTAACGGCTTACTTCCATTGAGCTAGATCCATGATCAGGCCGCTGTTGGCAACGACAGCGGCCTGACTGGTTTCTTGGATTGATCTTGGCGTGATACGAGCGGTGTCGATAATCGGAGGCATTGCCCATGCACTATGCCTAACCGATTGACCGGAGAACGATCTATGCTGCTCTTTGCCCAGGCCGGCACCGACGAAAAGTTGCCGCCAGACGCGATTACTCGCCTGTCCGATTTTTATGACGAATCGATCAAGTTCGTCGTCGAGCAGGGACCCTACTGGATCACCAATGTGGTCGCGGCGATCGTGGTTTTGCTGCTGGGGTGGGTTGCTGCCCGGGTGTTTCGTAGTTTGTTCAATCGGGCACTGACCCGCAGCCGTATCGACGACACGTTGTCAGGTTTTCTTTCCAACATCGCGTACGCGCTGGTGATCGTCCTGGTGGTGATTGCGGCGCTCAATCAATTGGGCGTGAATACGACGTCGCTTGCGGCGGTGGTCGGGGCGGCTGGCCTGGCGATTGGTTTGGCGCTGCAAAGTTCGCTCTCGAACTTCGCTTCAGGCATCATGCTGATCATGTTTCGACCGTTTGGCGTAGGGGACTTTGTGGAAGTGGGGGGGGCGACCGGCATTGTTCAGGAAGTGCATGTCTTTCATACGGTGATGCGAACGGTCGACAACAAGCGAGTTGTCATCCCCAATGGAGAAATCACGAAAGACATCATTACTAACTTCACTGGGCATGCGACGCGGATGGTCGATCTGGAAATAGGCTGCGGCTACAACGACGACATTCGTGCCGTGAAACAGCTTTTCATCGAGATCTTGGAGGCCGACGAGCGAATCTTGAAGGACCCCGCGATTGAAGTGCGGGTGTTTGAGTTAGGGGACAGCGCGATCATTTTCAAAGTGCGTGGTTGGGTGCAAACGCCAGACTGGTGGGCAACGCGGTGCGATCTTATGGAGACGATCAAGCTGGGGATGGACCAGCGTGGTTTCCACATTCCTTTTCCGCAACGGGATGTGCACCTCTATCAAGAAACGCAGCAGTCGGCATAGCGACGGCCTTCCAAGAAAAGAAAAAGCGGTCACCGTCCTCTTGTCGGTAACCGCTTTGAACGTGGGGCCAAGGCAACTTGCCTGGTTTGCCTTGCTGGGGCGTGAAGTGTCCCTTCCTAGGCCACCGTTTCACGCACAGGTACGTAGTGTTTGTTGATCAGATCGTTTTGCAGCCACAGCAGCTTGTTGAATGCCCGTAGCGTTTTGACTTCTGTTTCCCGATCGAGTCCGAGCCCCATGATGGTGGCGATGAAAGCGTCGGAGACAAACCCCATCAAGGCATTCATCTGCACCAGCGGCACATCCAGGGCTTTGCTGCCGGCTGCTGGCGTATGGATTTTGCCGACCATGTCCAGATACATCAGCATCTTTTCGTCGTAGGGTTTGGTAACCAGAGCTTCCAAGTAGCGGGCCAGGTGCTGCTTGCGAAACTGGATCTGCTCGTGATCCATGGAAAGTTCTTCGACCGACGTGGGGACGTCCCCTTCGTAACCGAACTGGCGGGGAACGAAGTGTCGCCAAGTGGCATCGTAGCCGTGCAATTTGTCGTAAACGGCGTCGACCAAAGAAGGAACCAAGGGAGCAAGAGCCCCGGCGGCCCCGTGAATGGCTTCGATATCATCCCCACCAAAGCCCACAAATTCGAGCAAATAGCTGAAACGATAGGCCAAATCTGATTCTAAACGCGCTTCGTCGATCTGTTTCATAGCTAACCCAATCGAGTAAGGGGCAATCTTAGGCTAAACTGAATGGGGCGGTTTCAAATCAGGACACCAATGTCCTGTTTGATGTTGCAATCTACGATTCGAATAATTGGATGTCAATGTCCAGTTTGGCTCCAGGTGTGGGAAACCTATGTTTTCACAAACCGTTGAGTATGCGTTACGGGCAGTTTGCCACTTGGCCTACACAGCTCCGGGAAGTTCGACCACCGAAGAAATCGCCAACAGCACGAAGGTACCGATCGCGTATTTATCGAAAGTGCTGCAGGGATTGGTCCGCGCTGGGGTGGTGAAATCGCAGCGGGGGGTAGGCGGCGGGATCTCGCTGGTCAAATCGCCGGAAGAGCTGACGATTCTGGAAGTGGTTAACGCGGTCGATCCAATTGTGCGGATTTCATCGTGTCCGTTGGGCTTGAAGGCGCACGGCAATAACCTGTGCCCACTTCATCGCCGCTTGGATAACGCGATGGCCAGCGTGGAAGAGGCCTTCCGCGATACGACCCTGGCCGAAGTGATTGCCGAGCCGACAACGAGCATACCGCTGTGCGAGTTTCCATCCGCTCGGCCTTCGAATAAAAAACAGTAGCGCCAACCGCGCATAGAATAGGCCCGGCGAAGATCCTTCGCCGGGCCTCGTATCTTCTTAGCGAGACTTCTTTACGGGACGTCGCTGGGCGGCTTCATCCGCTTCGACGGCTTCCATTTCTGCCTTGATGGCCGCTTCTTCTTCTGCGGTCAGTTCCGTGACAAGTTCAGAGGGGGTGCTCGAACCGCAGCCGACCGTTGTCCACAGGCCAAGCAGCAGCAAAGAGAGCTTCAACAGTTTCATCGTACAACACTTCTTTCAATGGGGTTAAGCGGGAAAGTCCTCCTCGCGAGATGGTTTCTTCGCGAGGAGGTTGGCAAGTGAGGTAATCGGAATCGCCGGGTGGCTTACGGCCATTCAAAGACCTGGTGATCGTCCGACAGAGCCGCACGACGGAAGGTGTCTTTATCGACGGTGAAGGGAACCGAGCGAACCGAGCCGTCGGCCAGGCAGAAGTTGGTAACGCCCAGGTGAGACGAACCGAAGTAGGCGTGCCACTGACCGAACTCTCCGCCGTAGCTCAATGCACTGTTGTCGAAGACCCAAGTGCCGGAATCGTTTTTGTGCACCGATTGGATATCCGGAATTGGTGCCAAGCCGTGCGAGGTTGCGTCGTCGTTGTCGTAGAACGCGCCCCAGCGGATCACACATTGGTCCCAGCCAGCGTTGACGTAACGTTCGTTGTCGCCACCTTCGCTGCCGTGGGAATCAGGGTGAAGTGCTTTTTCGCCAACCATGATCGTGTTGGACGATCCGTCCTGAATACGTTCGATCACCATCTTCGTGCCGAGCTTGTTGTTCACAACAACCCCATGCTTACCAGGGCTTGTTCCTTTGTTGACGCCGTCGTCGTGCCATTCGCCTGCGTTGCCGGCGTAGTCGGTGCGGTAGTAACCGCTGTAGGCGGTCGGCGCGCGGCGGGTAGGGCAATAGAAAGCGGCAACCGGGTTGCGTGCCACAACGCTGGCGGAATTCGCCACGTCGTTTTCGTCACCCAGATCATGCAGGTTCGACTGTTCCAGGAACGGCATGATGTGGTAGGTCCAGTTCAGATAGTCGAGTTGCGAAGCGGAGCAGCAATCGTCCGAGGCACCCAGCGCGATCGCGCTTGTTTTATCGGCCCCACCAAACGGAAGGTGGCCGTAAGTGTCTTGGAAGTTGTGAAACGCGAGCCCGATTTGTTTCAGGTTGTTGGTGCATTGCATGCGGCGAGCAGCTTCGCGAGCTTGTTGAACCGCAGGCAAAAGCAAGGCAATCAAGATGCCGATGATGGCGATCACCACCAGCAATTCGACCAGCGTAAAACCAGTTCGAAAGGATGTGTGCAGTTTGGGAGTGTGGGACATGGACTTTGATAATTCCTGTACTGTCGCGATTGCCGATCCAAGTTGGTGTGAAAATCGTGTGGGCGGGGTGCCACGCGATCCTATGGAGAAGGGGGCAAGTCGAGACCGTTTCTTCGTGCGAGCTCAACCACGTTTCCCGGGTCCGTTCCCGGGAACTGGCTCGCATTGCCAGGAAAGCTAATTGGAGTTCGTGAAGGAAAAGTGAAGCCAAGAAGTGTGTGACTGTGAAGACATTTTTGTAGATCAATAGTAAAAAAAGTTTCCCTCATGGCAGGTGGTTGGACGCGTAGAACTCTCTGCAATGCGAAGCATTCTCTTTCATTTGCGCAGGGTAAGAGTTGGCGATGAAAGTTGCCCGCTAAGGGGGATGTATTCTTGATAGCGATGTTGGAACTCGTCGATCCCGTAGGCATATTTCTTACTTCTTGCGAACGCGAGCATCGCACGACTGGGGGAGATTGCGACAAAGGCCCCTTCCAACAGGGAGCAAGGTAATCAGCCTGATTCGTGCTGTACGAAATCCGTAATTCTTGAACGCGGTTTACCACATGCGTGGTGTTCTTGGATGCGTTGTTCGGTTGCCTGCTAGCAGAATCGTCGTGTCTAAGGGGTCTGGATAAGGTGTGCCGATTGGCATGTTCGAGGAGTCGACAATTTCGGGTTTCTCCAATGATTCCCATGATGCAAGCATGGAGAGTCACTGTGGGGGATGCCGAGAAATGAGTACAACGCCTGCGTTTGCGCATGGACGTATCGAAAACTCAAACGCTTGAATCGAATCAAGGACGTACTCATGGATTGCCGCACATGGATGGTGTCGCTGGCTGCCCTGATGGCCTCTGTGACCACGAATTCCGTGAGTCTGGCAGCCGACTGCGCTTGCGCTCCAAAGAACTGCCAGTGCGTCAGTCCTTGTCCCTCTTCACCATGTCAGCCGAGTCCTTATTATGAGGCTCCCAGCGATAACAACGCGAAGCCGCCGATGCTTCCCATGGATGACATGCCCATGGCGGACGACTTGACGCAGCCGGACGCGAATCTTCCACCGATGCCTTCGCCGGCGACCACCTTTGCCACATCCGCCCAGTTCGCTTCCGCATCGGAAGGAATTGGTTTCCGTGACGCCACGATTGGTGACTTCTTCGGCAACACGGCGCTTATTTCCGGTCCCAGCTACGGTAGTAGCCTGCCGGAAGATGGCTTCAATATGCCTCTTGGCGGTGGCGATCGTCGCTACAAGATTACCGAAAACGTAAGCCCGATTCCGGTTGATCGTTGGTTTGTCAACTACAACCACTTCAGCCAGCCCGTCCGCGATATTAGCGGTGCCGGTATCGACGTCGACCGCGTCACGTTGGGTTTAGAAAAGACCTTCCTCGACGGGTCGTCCTCGATCGAATTCCGTGTGCCGATTGTTGGTGGTCTCGATTCCACTCAAAATGCGAGTCAGTCGGGAGATCAAACGGCCGTTGAGTTTGGCAACGTGAATCTGATCTTCAAGAGCATCTTGCTGCAAAACGGTAACCAATCGGCTTTGACCGCGGGTGTTACTTTGAACTTGCCAACCGCCCAGGATGGTCAGCTATTTGATACGTCCGGATTTTTGGTCTCAACCGTGGCTAACGACTCGGTTCACTTGCTGCCGTTTGTCGCCTACTACCGTCAACATTCGTCGCGCACGTGGTCGACCGCCATCGCCCAGGTCGACTTTGACCTGAACGGGACTCAGTTCTATCTCGACGACGACGGTGGCACTCGCACCTGCTACGGGCGTTACCAGGAACAGACCTTCCTGTACCTCGACTACTCGGTGGGGCATTGGTTCTACGAAGATTGCTGCGGTAACGCACTGGTTCGCCGGGCAGCCGTCATTGGTGAAATTCATTATTCGACCACCCTCAACGATACCGACACGGCCAGTGCAGGCCCTTCGGGCGATATCGTGACCAACCCGTACAATCGACTCGATGTGGTCAATGCGACAGCCGGTTTGCGTTTCCAATTGGGAGACGACTACTTGCTGACGGCGGCCGTCGTGGCTCCGCTAAAGGATGAAGAGAACAAGCTGTTCGACAGCGAAATCGCTATCCTGCTGACGCGTCGCTTTTAATTCGCGTTGTCTAGAAACTATCTCCGCCTTGGCGGGCATTGATCGCCGGCGGAGTGATATTTTCCTTTGACGTTTGTCGTTCTAAAACCGTCGGAGGATCCTCTTCTTCAATCGGCGGTGCAACAAGTCCCTGGTTGGCCAGGTAGCTTGAAATCAAACGTTGGACCGACCGATTGTGGCGGACGAACAACCCGCTATGGGTCGCATCGGCGAAGAGTTCCTGGTCACTCCAGCTTTGCGGCGCGATCGTCTGTTTCAGTTGCTGGGCAATGCGGACAAAATCTTCGCGTGAGAAATCCCCTTCGCGAGATTTCTCGGGGGCATACGCCATCACGATGATGCTTTCGTCTTCATGCGTTTCCGGCACACTCGCAGGCGGACGGGAAGGGGCTGGCATCGATTGCACGACGACGGTTGCCGGCTGGGTGAATGTCACTTTGGGTTTCGCTTTGCGGACTTGTTCCAGCAGTTCTGCCACTTGGCGATGCACATCCCGCAATTGCGTGACAACCAAACAGTCGGCGTAGGGGAAAGAAGCCAACGACCCAGGACCGCCGAGTTCTTCCCACGACTCCGCTTCCACGGCGGTGGTAATCGCCTGGATCAAATCATCGAATTCCAGCGTCACGCCCCGTTTGGTGTTTTCTCTTTGTGTGAAAGCATTGTAGCGCACGAGATCCTTGACCGGATAAAGCATGGATGGTAACTCGCTTTCGGCTTCTTCCGGGGTGGTGACGATGACGACTTCCCCAATAATCATCGTCGTTAGATCGAGCCTCTCCAGCATGACATCGAGCATGTAGTCGATGCTCACGTCACCAAGTTGCAGAGTAACCGGGACATCAGGCGATAATCCGACATCTTCAAGTGCTCGGTTGTCGATCAGAATGGGAATG encodes the following:
- a CDS encoding DUF1559 domain-containing protein; translation: MSHTPKLHTSFRTGFTLVELLVVIAIIGILIALLLPAVQQAREAARRMQCTNNLKQIGLAFHNFQDTYGHLPFGGADKTSAIALGASDDCCSASQLDYLNWTYHIMPFLEQSNLHDLGDENDVANSASVVARNPVAAFYCPTRRAPTAYSGYYRTDYAGNAGEWHDDGVNKGTSPGKHGVVVNNKLGTKMVIERIQDGSSNTIMVGEKALHPDSHGSEGGDNERYVNAGWDQCVIRWGAFYDNDDATSHGLAPIPDIQSVHKNDSGTWVFDNSALSYGGEFGQWHAYFGSSHLGVTNFCLADGSVRSVPFTVDKDTFRRAALSDDHQVFEWP
- a CDS encoding RrF2 family transcriptional regulator, with the translated sequence MFSQTVEYALRAVCHLAYTAPGSSTTEEIANSTKVPIAYLSKVLQGLVRAGVVKSQRGVGGGISLVKSPEELTILEVVNAVDPIVRISSCPLGLKAHGNNLCPLHRRLDNAMASVEEAFRDTTLAEVIAEPTTSIPLCEFPSARPSNKKQ